In Acidianus brierleyi, one genomic interval encodes:
- a CDS encoding (Fe-S)-binding protein — MGEKENKVCGGFKVEKGKVKIQRPLVSRIFDEMSHYDVWGIQECMRCGVCRFTCPFWLVTKKGTDVPAWRTYEINKMFSMFYTGYGTVARYLRLRRISSKEFKSWVDSAYNCTACGGCTETSPLEIPNWYTALLLRRVLHFTGFNLPEVETWAENTKKFGNAFGLENEKWVEMANNYGLPTDSKDSEVLYVPSALEIVQGYINEVGTIMMSMKGKWTVSSKLSDIGYYAYFAGDFETARGQFSKIYEEAKRLGVKKIVTSDGAGYFFLRWQAPKSLGYKLDLQVEHLTETVYNAYKESKIKIDKADFNDEITVHDSEFMSRLGGLEKPPRELLKLSLPKFKEPKPSPSSYNLFTCGHHLELIRDKQDIVKKMRAYAASQLGNWAKSVVTFDPNCKLSIDNAIRDSQGVEKSYYYTNILSKAIKS; from the coding sequence ATGGGAGAAAAAGAGAATAAAGTATGTGGGGGATTTAAGGTGGAAAAAGGAAAGGTTAAAATTCAAAGACCGTTAGTTTCAAGAATTTTCGATGAAATGTCTCATTACGATGTTTGGGGAATACAGGAATGTATGAGATGTGGAGTATGCAGATTTACATGTCCGTTCTGGCTAGTAACAAAGAAGGGTACTGATGTGCCCGCATGGAGAACTTATGAAATAAATAAGATGTTTTCAATGTTTTATACGGGTTATGGAACAGTTGCAAGATATTTAAGACTTAGGAGAATAAGCTCTAAAGAGTTTAAGAGTTGGGTCGATTCGGCGTATAATTGTACTGCTTGTGGAGGGTGTACTGAAACTTCTCCACTAGAAATACCAAACTGGTATACTGCGTTATTATTAAGAAGGGTTCTGCATTTCACTGGGTTTAATCTTCCTGAAGTAGAGACATGGGCAGAGAACACTAAGAAATTCGGAAACGCGTTTGGTTTGGAGAATGAAAAATGGGTAGAGATGGCTAATAATTACGGTCTTCCAACGGATTCTAAAGATTCTGAAGTCTTGTATGTTCCAAGTGCGTTAGAAATAGTACAAGGTTACATTAACGAAGTAGGAACTATCATGATGAGTATGAAAGGAAAATGGACAGTTAGTAGTAAATTAAGTGATATAGGATATTATGCATATTTTGCAGGAGATTTCGAAACTGCAAGGGGTCAATTTAGTAAAATATATGAAGAAGCTAAGAGACTGGGAGTCAAAAAGATTGTAACTTCTGATGGAGCAGGTTACTTTTTCCTTAGATGGCAAGCTCCTAAGAGTCTTGGTTATAAACTAGATTTACAAGTGGAGCATCTAACAGAAACAGTTTATAACGCCTATAAGGAAAGTAAGATAAAAATAGATAAAGCAGATTTTAATGACGAAATTACTGTTCATGATTCTGAATTCATGAGTAGGTTAGGAGGTCTAGAAAAACCACCTAGAGAATTACTTAAGTTATCCTTACCTAAATTTAAAGAACCTAAACCTTCTCCATCATCTTATAACTTATTCACTTGCGGCCATCATTTAGAACTTATAAGAGATAAACAGGATATAGTAAAGAAAATGAGAGCTTATGCAGCGTCACAGTTAGGTAATTGGGCTAAGTCAGTAGTAACGTTTGATCCTAATTGCAAATTATCAATAGATAATGCAATAAGAGATTCACAAGGCGTAGAAAAATCCTATTATTATACAAATATATTATCGAAGGCGATTAAGAGTTGA
- the pyk gene encoding pyruvate kinase, whose translation MEVRKRKTKIIATLGPSSENFIDELLRNVDIIRINLAHTSSIEKYVNMIEGRVPILLDLPGSKFRILNDNIISVKKGQRLTFGNEIKVDDSFYSLVNDGDLLTIGDGDLKIMVNKVEDKIIGTALENGIIYPHRGISLPKEMPYGVTDNDLRLLDSIMRFDPDFIGISFVTSELDIKKVKNVTNEKSWIVSKIERKESLNNLVNIAKLSDVLMIARGDLGLEVGLENIPFIQKYIIKLGKKTKKPVILATQVLESMVNSPTPVRAEVIDIANSISQGVDAIMLSDETAIGKHPLEATQVLNKLILGIEGNIKIKVPVKIGSLEDSIYFSAIMSLKLSKAKALVIYSPSGNGAIRISKLRPNVPIIALVNKNIERKLSIAFGIYTVKIDPINSVDELIKISRIISIDSGLAKKGDSLVITAENSTKIGKFIKIEDIR comes from the coding sequence ATGGAAGTAAGAAAGAGGAAAACTAAGATAATAGCAACTTTAGGCCCGTCTTCTGAGAATTTTATAGACGAATTACTTAGAAACGTTGACATAATTAGGATAAATCTAGCTCATACATCTTCTATAGAGAAATACGTTAATATGATAGAAGGAAGAGTTCCTATTCTCTTAGATCTTCCTGGATCTAAATTTAGAATATTAAATGATAATATAATAAGTGTAAAAAAAGGACAGAGGCTTACTTTCGGTAATGAAATAAAAGTAGATGATAGTTTTTATTCACTAGTTAATGATGGAGACTTATTGACTATTGGAGATGGAGACTTAAAAATAATGGTAAATAAAGTTGAGGACAAAATAATTGGAACAGCTCTAGAAAATGGAATCATATATCCACATCGAGGCATATCTTTACCTAAAGAGATGCCATATGGAGTTACTGATAATGACTTAAGGTTGCTAGATAGTATTATGAGATTCGATCCAGATTTTATAGGAATTTCATTTGTAACTTCTGAATTGGATATTAAGAAAGTTAAAAATGTTACCAATGAAAAAAGTTGGATAGTTTCGAAGATAGAAAGAAAAGAGTCTCTAAATAATTTAGTTAATATAGCTAAGCTCTCGGACGTTCTAATGATAGCTAGAGGAGATTTGGGACTAGAAGTAGGCCTAGAAAATATTCCATTTATACAAAAATATATTATAAAATTAGGGAAAAAGACGAAGAAACCAGTTATTTTAGCTACACAAGTACTTGAATCTATGGTTAATTCTCCAACTCCAGTAAGAGCAGAAGTTATAGACATAGCGAACTCGATTTCTCAAGGAGTTGACGCAATAATGCTCAGTGACGAAACTGCTATAGGAAAACATCCATTAGAAGCTACTCAAGTACTTAATAAACTAATTTTAGGTATTGAAGGAAATATTAAAATTAAAGTTCCTGTAAAAATAGGAAGCTTGGAGGATTCAATTTATTTTTCAGCAATTATGAGCCTAAAGCTTAGTAAGGCTAAAGCACTAGTAATTTATTCTCCTTCAGGTAACGGAGCCATTAGAATTTCTAAGTTGAGACCTAATGTACCAATTATAGCATTAGTAAACAAGAACATTGAAAGAAAATTATCCATAGCTTTTGGAATATACACCGTTAAAATTGATCCTATCAACAGTGTAGACGAACTTATAAAAATAAGCAGAATAATTTCTATAGATTCTGGTTTAGCTAAAAAAGGAGATTCGTTAGTTATAACTGCAGAAAATTCAACAAAAATTGGTAAATTTATAAAGATAGAAGATATTAGGTAA
- a CDS encoding DUF929 domain-containing protein yields the protein MMKKTIIAIIALIVIIAGISYYELVPKTSSQSVSETVPFGKFIKVSNVDYAPPGKVEIFEQSWIGCPVGATASWVIYMIISHYGKVSYYTHYSDPYDKVAANIPGIIFTGFTPNSSLEFNVVYTYNEYLNATPTGTPVSVQNLISVGKKELEESLPQNISKLFIEYETQVPVEGYHNASAYIVSPPHLNFGLIITGPNGTYVLTTPLVNPNVLKGDSITYVMQNMYNITTLVNAASYLQEIINEAYGSSAPIVNCIT from the coding sequence ATGATGAAGAAAACTATAATTGCAATAATTGCTTTAATTGTGATTATAGCTGGAATTAGTTATTATGAGCTAGTTCCTAAAACGAGTAGTCAATCTGTCTCTGAAACAGTACCTTTTGGTAAATTTATCAAAGTAAGTAATGTAGATTATGCTCCACCAGGGAAAGTTGAAATATTTGAACAGTCTTGGATAGGATGTCCAGTAGGTGCTACAGCATCGTGGGTTATTTACATGATAATTTCTCACTATGGGAAAGTAAGTTATTATACTCACTATTCTGATCCTTATGATAAAGTGGCTGCAAACATACCAGGAATAATATTTACAGGATTTACACCGAATTCAAGTTTAGAATTTAACGTAGTCTATACTTATAACGAATATCTTAATGCTACACCGACTGGAACTCCAGTTTCAGTACAAAATCTTATAAGCGTAGGAAAGAAAGAACTTGAAGAGAGTCTTCCTCAAAATATTTCTAAGCTATTTATAGAATATGAAACTCAAGTTCCAGTTGAAGGCTATCATAACGCCTCTGCATACATAGTTAGTCCACCTCATCTCAATTTTGGTCTAATAATAACAGGTCCTAATGGTACATACGTTCTAACTACTCCTCTTGTAAATCCAAATGTTCTTAAAGGAGACAGTATAACTTACGTTATGCAAAACATGTATAATATAACTACTCTAGTAAACGCTGCAAGCTACTTACAGGAGATTATCAATGAAGCTTACGGTAGTAGTGCGCCAATAGTTAATTGTATTACCTAA
- a CDS encoding fumarylacetoacetate hydrolase family protein — protein MKLLSFSPTPIEEKRVGIYKNGKVIDLVKAYQIIYDAEPPNWFYDMKKLIEGGNGPLYLINKLMEENEEKLSLATLDADKIIYYPPIDNPEKIFLMAVNYKAHGQETSTSPPKEPYLFTKFNNTLIGHNQSVIIPKSSHKVDHEIELAVIIGKKGKYVNSSDAEKYIFGYTILNDISFRDKQFPSEGPYGMRWVHGKGMDTAAPLGPWIVTKDEIVNPHNLKLTLKVNGEIRQEGYTEDMIFRIDKIIEYVTDGITLKPGDIISTGTPPGVGLASGKYLRPGDVMEAEISNIGVLRNYVAEEK, from the coding sequence ATGAAATTACTTTCGTTCTCACCCACACCCATTGAAGAAAAAAGAGTCGGAATATATAAGAACGGTAAAGTTATAGATCTAGTTAAGGCCTACCAAATAATATACGACGCTGAGCCTCCAAACTGGTTTTACGATATGAAGAAATTAATTGAAGGTGGAAATGGACCTCTATACTTAATAAATAAACTCATGGAGGAGAATGAAGAAAAGTTATCATTGGCTACCTTGGATGCGGATAAAATAATATATTATCCTCCCATAGATAATCCAGAAAAAATATTTCTTATGGCAGTAAATTATAAGGCGCACGGTCAAGAAACTAGTACTTCTCCACCAAAAGAACCATATTTATTTACAAAATTCAATAACACGTTAATAGGTCATAATCAGTCCGTAATAATTCCTAAGTCATCACATAAGGTAGATCACGAAATAGAGTTAGCAGTAATAATTGGTAAAAAAGGGAAGTATGTAAATTCTTCCGATGCTGAAAAATATATTTTCGGATATACTATTTTAAATGATATCAGCTTTAGGGATAAGCAATTTCCATCAGAAGGGCCATATGGAATGAGATGGGTACATGGAAAAGGTATGGATACTGCAGCTCCATTGGGTCCGTGGATAGTTACTAAGGATGAAATAGTAAATCCGCATAACCTAAAATTAACGTTAAAAGTAAATGGTGAAATTAGACAGGAAGGTTATACTGAAGATATGATTTTCAGAATTGATAAAATTATAGAGTATGTAACTGACGGGATAACACTTAAGCCTGGGGATATAATATCTACAGGAACGCCTCCAGGAGTAGGATTAGCTTCTGGGAAATATCTTAGGCCAGGGGATGTAATGGAAGCTGAAATATCTAACATAGGCGTACTTAGGAATTATGTAGCAGAAGAGAAATAA
- a CDS encoding CorA family divalent cation transporter — MKCEVKFQELPPTISVDDLNIYRVIFLDNGFYARIDINGVPQYLSLLNGNLTVYSKQIYEMIKEIDFDNCESNKLVECILDEVVYSLGITRTKLFEKFDALFDSITEGKLKDLTSIKNLRKEIQTLYSDSSSLYYVSKKLSKYISKDIQDEIAFAYERTEILITRSSDLYNIYLTEVQNELNIIIKKLTSISFIFLPVTAIASIYAVSYSSLPSNFSTVDTLYFLTPLVFLAIMLTAYLHKIGWL, encoded by the coding sequence ATGAAATGCGAAGTAAAGTTCCAAGAACTACCTCCTACAATTTCAGTAGATGACCTAAACATATATAGAGTAATATTTTTAGATAATGGGTTTTACGCTAGGATCGATATAAATGGTGTTCCGCAATATTTATCCTTGTTAAATGGAAATTTAACAGTATACTCAAAACAGATTTATGAAATGATAAAGGAAATTGATTTCGATAATTGTGAATCTAACAAGTTAGTAGAGTGCATATTAGATGAGGTAGTCTATTCTTTAGGAATTACAAGAACAAAGCTTTTTGAGAAATTTGACGCACTTTTCGACAGTATAACTGAAGGTAAACTCAAGGATTTGACGTCAATAAAAAACTTAAGAAAAGAGATTCAGACATTATATTCAGATTCTTCATCGCTTTATTACGTATCTAAGAAATTATCTAAATATATAAGCAAAGATATTCAAGACGAAATTGCGTTTGCGTATGAAAGAACTGAAATATTAATTACAAGATCATCGGATTTGTATAATATTTATTTAACTGAGGTTCAAAACGAACTAAATATAATTATAAAGAAACTAACTTCCATATCTTTCATATTTTTGCCAGTAACTGCTATTGCAAGTATTTATGCTGTTTCTTACTCGTCTTTACCCTCTAACTTTTCTACAGTAGATACGCTGTACTTCCTAACCCCATTAGTATTCTTGGCAATTATGCTAACTGCATACTTGCATAAAATAGGATGGTTATAG
- a CDS encoding type II toxin-antitoxin system CcdA family antitoxin, translated as MSDVISVRVSKELKKRAQELGINIREVVEKALDNAIREKEKEEIKETTMKIKELMRDVSEDDWIRDIKESRNER; from the coding sequence ATGTCAGACGTAATTAGTGTAAGAGTATCGAAAGAGCTAAAGAAGAGAGCACAGGAACTGGGAATTAATATTAGAGAAGTGGTGGAAAAAGCCTTAGATAACGCAATAAGGGAAAAAGAGAAGGAAGAAATTAAGGAAACTACAATGAAAATTAAAGAATTAATGAGAGATGTAAGCGAAGATGACTGGATAAGAGATATTAAGGAGAGCAGAAATGAAAGATAA
- a CDS encoding type II toxin-antitoxin system VapC family toxin has translation MKDNEFLFDASALYSLLDYSDKLDFKRSHILTLTLYEVGNAIWKEYYLHKKVKDPITLSTLFYKFMTKFNVIGNLLFEGVMKIAVEEGLSYYDASYVYAAKSLGLVLVSNDKDLIRKANAISLKDFIKLI, from the coding sequence ATGAAAGATAATGAGTTTCTTTTCGACGCTTCGGCTTTATATTCGCTCCTAGATTATTCAGATAAATTAGACTTTAAGAGAAGTCACATACTTACATTAACCCTTTATGAGGTAGGAAATGCTATATGGAAGGAGTATTATTTACATAAAAAGGTTAAGGACCCTATAACTCTTTCGACGCTTTTTTATAAGTTTATGACAAAATTTAACGTAATAGGTAACCTCTTATTTGAAGGAGTGATGAAAATTGCCGTAGAAGAAGGTTTAAGTTATTATGACGCGTCTTATGTATACGCCGCTAAATCTTTAGGACTTGTCTTAGTATCCAATGACAAAGATCTGATTAGAAAAGCAAATGCTATTTCTT